The Saccharomonospora glauca K62 genome has a segment encoding these proteins:
- a CDS encoding pyridoxamine 5'-phosphate oxidase family protein: MTQPRSAKAITTPAEMRELSEVECLELLKTEPVGRLVFTEKALPAIRPVNYVLDGRDVIIRTSGDSWARRVADTVVAFEVDSIDHASHTGWSVVLLGTATVITDVNTLVRVTDFRNRPWAPGQRDRYLRIRAGQLTGRRLSFASS, translated from the coding sequence GTGACACAGCCACGGTCCGCGAAGGCGATCACCACTCCCGCCGAGATGCGGGAGCTCAGCGAGGTGGAATGCCTTGAGCTGCTCAAAACCGAACCCGTCGGGCGGCTCGTCTTCACCGAGAAGGCGCTGCCCGCTATCCGCCCGGTGAACTACGTCCTCGACGGCCGCGACGTGATCATCAGAACGTCGGGGGACTCATGGGCGCGCCGGGTGGCGGACACGGTCGTGGCGTTCGAGGTCGACAGCATCGACCACGCGAGCCACACCGGGTGGAGCGTCGTCCTGCTCGGCACCGCCACGGTCATCACCGACGTCAACACGCTGGTACGGGTCACGGACTTCCGCAACCGGCCGTGGGCGCCGGGCCAGCGCGACCGGTACCTGCGCATCCGGGCGGGGCAACTCACGGGACGACGGCTTTCGTTCGCGTCGAGCTGA
- a CDS encoding P-II family nitrogen regulator, which yields MKLITAIVKPYTLDDVRTALEQLGVLGMTVSEVQGYGRQKGHTEVYRGAEYAVDFVAKTRIEVVTDDVMADKVVDAVVAAAHTGRIGDGKVWVTPVETVVRVRTGERGADAL from the coding sequence ATGAAGTTGATCACCGCGATCGTGAAACCGTACACGCTGGACGACGTGCGCACGGCGCTCGAACAGCTCGGCGTGCTGGGCATGACCGTCAGCGAGGTCCAGGGCTACGGACGTCAGAAGGGGCACACGGAGGTCTACCGCGGGGCCGAGTACGCCGTCGACTTTGTGGCCAAGACCCGGATCGAGGTGGTCACCGACGACGTCATGGCGGACAAGGTGGTGGACGCCGTCGTGGCCGCGGCCCACACCGGTCGGATCGGGGACGGCAAGGTGTGGGTGACTCCGGTCGAGACGGTGGTCCGGGTCCGCACGGGCGAACGCGGCGCGGACGCGCTGTAG
- a CDS encoding putative T7SS-secreted protein, with protein MAELGQTTNPKDLIPGEPETIIEDLRELTKNIEAIGLTGDGLGTVDPAGWTGEAASTFRDVFSAEPPKWFRALEQTSQGGEALADYADILVWAQGEAQRAIEMYTEAQAASRAAAAQYDAQVQQAAATGAPIAPFNDPGASVANEARAILDNARNELSLAGDLVARKLGFEPDGQGGYKRNLGSKEWGSERREKTRVWDPETGQWVERDPGGWQRHGPGGSWSGKWGSQSDGMLRDKIKEVLGQLGIEIPEKKLEGSANVDVLGGKLDGEFSSGDWSGKGSLEGSLLGAGAEGNFSTSVLGVNVGGSAEAYLAKGGAEGELSYGDYGKLSGKAQGIIGVEASGNVSVGFDGVQANLGAFAGGKVDADLSAEAGGITVGVHGEARYGAGADASAQFGMGDDGKFHIGVSAGLALGLGAKGGFDVAIDPGEFAGTVVDVGSGIMNAASNVGNGIANALGF; from the coding sequence ATGGCCGAACTGGGGCAGACAACCAATCCGAAGGACCTGATTCCGGGTGAACCCGAGACGATCATCGAGGACCTGCGGGAGCTCACCAAGAACATCGAGGCGATCGGACTGACCGGCGACGGTCTCGGCACTGTCGATCCCGCGGGGTGGACCGGCGAAGCCGCCTCAACCTTCCGCGACGTCTTCTCCGCCGAACCTCCCAAGTGGTTCCGGGCTCTGGAACAGACCAGCCAGGGCGGTGAGGCTCTCGCCGACTACGCCGACATCCTGGTCTGGGCCCAGGGGGAGGCGCAGCGGGCGATCGAGATGTACACCGAGGCGCAGGCGGCCTCGCGCGCCGCCGCGGCTCAGTACGACGCGCAAGTGCAGCAGGCGGCGGCGACGGGCGCGCCGATCGCGCCGTTCAACGATCCCGGCGCGTCGGTGGCGAACGAAGCTCGGGCCATTCTGGACAACGCCCGCAACGAGCTGAGCCTGGCCGGGGACCTGGTGGCCCGAAAGCTCGGCTTCGAGCCCGACGGTCAGGGCGGTTACAAGCGCAACCTCGGGTCCAAGGAATGGGGAAGCGAGCGGCGCGAGAAGACGCGGGTGTGGGACCCCGAGACCGGGCAGTGGGTCGAACGGGATCCCGGCGGTTGGCAGCGTCACGGTCCCGGAGGTAGCTGGTCGGGCAAGTGGGGCTCCCAGTCCGACGGGATGCTCCGCGACAAGATCAAGGAGGTCCTCGGTCAGCTAGGGATCGAGATCCCCGAGAAAAAGTTGGAAGGGTCGGCGAACGTCGACGTGCTCGGCGGCAAGCTCGACGGCGAGTTCTCCTCGGGCGACTGGTCGGGCAAGGGCAGTCTCGAAGGCTCGCTCCTCGGCGCGGGCGCCGAAGGCAATTTCTCCACGTCCGTCCTCGGTGTCAACGTGGGCGGCAGTGCCGAGGCGTACCTCGCGAAGGGCGGCGCCGAAGGGGAGCTGAGCTACGGCGACTACGGCAAGCTCTCGGGCAAGGCCCAGGGCATCATCGGAGTCGAGGCCTCGGGCAACGTTTCGGTGGGCTTCGACGGGGTTCAAGCGAACCTCGGCGCCTTCGCCGGCGGGAAGGTCGACGCCGATCTCAGTGCCGAGGCGGGTGGCATCACCGTCGGGGTCCACGGGGAAGCACGGTACGGAGCCGGTGCGGACGCGAGTGCGCAGTTCGGCATGGGTGACGACGGCAAGTTCCACATTGGTGTGTCGGCAGGTCTCGCGTTGGGGCTCGGCGCCAAGGGAGGGTTCGATGTCGCGATCGATCCGGGCGAGTTCGCTGGTACCGTGGTCGACGTCGGCAGCGGCATCATGAACGCCGCGTCCAATGTCGGTAATGGAATCGCTAACGCCCTCGGCTTCTGA
- a CDS encoding YbaB/EbfC family nucleoid-associated protein, which produces MSGYAAQLMRRIEALDTAAADNRRRAEAYKQTEEELKNVRASVTSPDGVVTVVAGPGGSITSVTFSDRVRELSPATLSTTVQQTIAAAVAAAARRQAEVVRRGLGSTDLLDRVIESDERLFGDQRPPESAEPHAQQAPSSAQPLPKAQASPRRAAPSSADDEAFFQDFGVFSSRR; this is translated from the coding sequence ATGAGTGGTTACGCAGCGCAGCTCATGCGTCGTATCGAGGCGCTGGACACGGCGGCGGCCGACAACCGCCGTCGGGCCGAGGCCTACAAGCAGACGGAGGAGGAGCTCAAGAACGTCCGCGCGAGCGTGACGTCGCCCGACGGAGTCGTGACCGTGGTGGCGGGACCCGGAGGCTCGATCACGTCCGTCACGTTCTCCGACCGCGTTCGCGAGCTCAGCCCGGCGACGTTGTCCACGACGGTTCAGCAGACCATCGCGGCTGCCGTCGCCGCCGCGGCGCGCCGGCAGGCGGAGGTCGTCCGGCGAGGGCTGGGCAGCACGGACCTGTTGGACCGGGTCATCGAGTCGGACGAGCGGTTGTTCGGGGACCAGCGTCCCCCCGAGTCCGCGGAGCCCCACGCCCAGCAGGCGCCGTCGAGCGCTCAGCCACTTCCGAAGGCTCAGGCGTCCCCGAGGAGGGCGGCTCCCTCCTCCGCCGACGACGAGGCGTTCTTCCAGGACTTCGGCGTCTTCTCGTCGAGGCGGTGA
- a CDS encoding DcrB/PsbP domain-containing protein — MSTRVSTLPAPVRFTLPDGWVAVPPREVKADNAAFVAVYPEMKGVFTPNITVTGHVRPHYASLEQVAEQALAELRSGASDVQVGERSEIGNASHPGFVRAVRFALPYGGKPLYIVQRQAFFRMRHPRSSAHMAVLQVALTALPEQFVNLLDEFHDFLSTIRPEVVQ, encoded by the coding sequence ATGAGTACGAGAGTGTCGACGTTGCCGGCGCCGGTGAGATTCACCTTGCCGGACGGCTGGGTCGCGGTGCCCCCGCGAGAGGTCAAGGCTGACAATGCCGCGTTCGTGGCGGTGTATCCGGAAATGAAGGGGGTGTTCACCCCGAACATCACCGTGACCGGTCACGTCCGGCCGCATTACGCGTCGTTGGAACAGGTGGCGGAGCAGGCGCTGGCGGAGCTGCGGTCGGGCGCGTCCGATGTGCAGGTGGGGGAGCGAAGCGAGATAGGGAACGCGAGCCACCCCGGTTTCGTGCGGGCGGTTCGGTTCGCGTTGCCTTACGGCGGAAAACCGCTGTACATCGTGCAGCGCCAAGCCTTCTTCCGAATGCGTCATCCACGAAGTTCCGCCCATATGGCGGTCCTGCAGGTGGCGTTGACGGCGTTGCCCGAACAGTTCGTGAACCTGCTCGACGAGTTCCACGACTTTCTTTCGACGATCCGACCGGAAGTGGTGCAATGA
- a CDS encoding IclR family transcriptional regulator, which produces MATARSGNGGVQSLQRAFELLERLADTGGEASLSELAASSGLPMPTIHRLIRTLVTLGYVRQNTNRRYALGARLIRLGENASLQFGTWARPLLAELVDEVGETANLAVLERDEVVYVAQVATQRHSMRMFTEVGRRLLPHGTGVGKAMLATLDPADARALLERTGMPAYTEHTHTDVDAFLRHLADITEQGYALDSSEQELGVRCIAVAVPDAPTPTAVSVSGPEGRLTDEAVRGIAPAVQRTAQRLSEQLATRQPVE; this is translated from the coding sequence GTGGCGACCGCCAGATCGGGTAACGGCGGCGTGCAGTCGCTCCAGCGCGCGTTCGAACTGCTGGAGCGGCTCGCGGACACCGGTGGAGAGGCGAGCCTGTCGGAGCTGGCGGCCTCGTCGGGACTACCCATGCCCACGATCCACCGACTGATCCGCACCCTCGTCACGCTCGGATACGTACGGCAGAACACCAACCGTCGCTACGCCCTGGGCGCGCGGCTCATCCGACTCGGCGAGAACGCGAGCCTGCAGTTCGGGACCTGGGCGAGACCGCTGCTGGCCGAACTCGTCGACGAGGTCGGCGAGACCGCCAACCTGGCCGTCCTCGAACGCGACGAGGTCGTCTACGTCGCGCAGGTCGCCACCCAGCGGCATTCCATGCGGATGTTCACCGAGGTCGGACGCAGACTGCTGCCCCACGGCACCGGAGTCGGCAAGGCGATGCTGGCGACCCTCGACCCCGCCGACGCGCGGGCCCTGCTGGAGCGCACCGGCATGCCCGCCTACACCGAGCACACGCACACCGACGTCGACGCCTTCCTCCGTCACCTCGCCGACATCACCGAGCAGGGCTACGCACTCGACTCCAGCGAACAGGAGCTGGGGGTGCGTTGCATTGCCGTGGCCGTCCCCGACGCCCCCACCCCCACGGCCGTGTCGGTGTCGGGCCCCGAGGGACGGCTGACCGACGAAGCGGTCCGCGGCATCGCTCCCGCCGTGCAGCGCACGGCCCAACGGCTGTCGGAACAGCTCGCCACCCGGCAACCCGTCGAGTGA
- a CDS encoding putative RNA methyltransferase, translating to MPANHSPTLPAPPDPVVAALRCSVCGDRVAREARTLRCPRGHAFDLARQGYVNLLHAKVPKGTADTAEMVAARVAFLGKGFYESLAAALAARARGRMVVDAGAGTGYYLAHVLDALPQATGLALDVSAPALKRAARAHPRLGAAVWNLWRPWPVGEGVAETVLNVFAPRNADEFRRVLVPEGRLLVAGPGPGHLAELAESLSLLDVGADKSERLDAALAAGFTLVERTDVTDHVTLSPDDVRNAVLMGPNAHHLHRNGLGDRLAAVAEAVRVTLSFTVSVYEKRG from the coding sequence ATGCCCGCGAACCACTCCCCTACGCTCCCCGCCCCGCCCGACCCCGTCGTGGCGGCGTTGCGGTGTTCGGTGTGCGGCGACCGGGTGGCTCGGGAGGCTCGTACGCTGCGCTGCCCTCGGGGGCACGCGTTCGACCTGGCCCGACAGGGCTACGTCAACCTCCTGCACGCCAAGGTTCCGAAGGGCACCGCCGACACGGCCGAGATGGTGGCGGCGCGAGTCGCCTTCCTGGGCAAGGGCTTCTACGAGTCCCTGGCCGCGGCACTCGCGGCGCGCGCGAGGGGGCGGATGGTGGTCGACGCGGGCGCGGGCACGGGCTACTACCTCGCCCACGTCCTGGACGCGCTACCGCAGGCCACCGGACTCGCCCTCGACGTGTCCGCCCCGGCGCTGAAGCGGGCCGCCCGTGCCCATCCGAGGTTGGGCGCGGCGGTGTGGAACCTGTGGCGGCCGTGGCCGGTGGGCGAGGGCGTGGCCGAGACGGTGCTCAACGTCTTCGCGCCCCGTAACGCGGACGAGTTCCGCCGCGTGCTCGTCCCGGAGGGCAGGCTGCTCGTGGCCGGTCCGGGGCCGGGTCACCTCGCCGAACTCGCCGAGTCGCTGTCGCTGCTCGACGTCGGCGCCGACAAGTCCGAACGCCTCGACGCCGCGCTCGCCGCAGGTTTCACGCTCGTCGAACGCACGGACGTCACCGACCACGTCACGCTCTCGCCCGACGACGTACGCAACGCCGTACTCATGGGGCCCAATGCCCATCACCTGCACCGGAACGGGCTCGGCGACCGGCTGGCCGCCGTCGCCGAGGCGGTCCGGGTGACACTGTCGTTCACGGTGTCGGTCTACGAGAAGCGGGGGTGA
- the aceB gene encoding malate synthase A, protein MSDVRVLGAAVERGDEILTDEALEFLAGLHSSFAATRDELLAARVRRREEAKRTGRLDFLPETRHIRESEWKVAEAPPALRDRRVEITGPTDRKMTINALNSGAKVWLADLEDANTPHWNNVISGQVNLYDAVRKTIEFKTEKKHYKLRDDVEHATIVVRPRGWHLDERNLEFDGRKAVGALVDFGLYFFHNAKELLNRGVGPYFYLPKMESHLEARLWNDVFTYAEKTLGIEHGTIRATVLIETIPAAFEMEEILYELREHASGLNAGRWDYLFSVIKYFRDAGEKFILPDRNSVTMTAPFMRAYTELLVRTCHKRGAFAIGGMAAFIPSKDPEVNEKAFAKVRDDKAREAGDGFDGSWVAHPGMVELCKEEFDKVLGDKPNQLDRLREDVSVTADQLLDVAATEGRATKEGLRGAVDVGVRYIASWLGGNGAAAIHNLMEDAATAEISRSQVWQWVRNEVELDTGEKVTADLVRTVLEEVRGELADVIPADLLAQSVELFEEVALAEQFADFLTLPAYERIR, encoded by the coding sequence ATGTCTGATGTGCGCGTGCTCGGCGCCGCTGTCGAGCGTGGCGATGAAATCCTGACGGACGAGGCGTTGGAGTTCCTCGCCGGGCTTCACTCCTCCTTCGCTGCCACGCGGGACGAGTTGCTCGCCGCCAGGGTGCGACGTCGCGAGGAGGCCAAGCGGACGGGCAGGCTCGACTTCCTGCCGGAGACCCGTCATATCCGTGAGTCGGAGTGGAAGGTCGCGGAGGCGCCGCCCGCGTTGCGCGACCGCCGGGTGGAGATCACCGGTCCCACCGACCGCAAGATGACCATCAACGCGCTGAACTCCGGTGCCAAGGTGTGGCTGGCCGACCTGGAGGACGCCAACACGCCGCACTGGAACAACGTCATCTCGGGTCAGGTCAACCTGTACGACGCCGTCCGTAAGACGATCGAGTTCAAGACCGAGAAGAAGCACTACAAACTGCGCGACGACGTCGAGCACGCCACGATCGTCGTCCGTCCCCGAGGCTGGCACCTCGACGAGCGCAACCTGGAGTTCGACGGACGCAAGGCCGTCGGCGCGCTCGTGGACTTCGGTCTGTACTTCTTCCACAACGCCAAGGAACTACTGAACCGCGGCGTGGGGCCCTACTTCTACCTGCCCAAGATGGAAAGCCACCTCGAGGCGCGGTTGTGGAACGACGTGTTCACCTACGCCGAGAAGACCCTCGGCATCGAGCACGGCACCATCCGGGCCACCGTGCTGATCGAGACCATCCCGGCCGCCTTCGAGATGGAAGAGATCCTCTACGAGCTGCGCGAGCACGCCTCGGGGCTCAACGCGGGCCGCTGGGACTACCTGTTCAGCGTCATCAAGTACTTCCGGGACGCCGGCGAGAAGTTCATCCTCCCCGACCGCAACAGCGTGACCATGACCGCGCCGTTCATGCGCGCCTACACCGAGCTGTTGGTGCGGACCTGCCACAAGCGTGGCGCGTTCGCGATCGGAGGCATGGCCGCGTTCATCCCGAGCAAGGACCCCGAGGTGAACGAGAAGGCGTTCGCCAAGGTGCGCGACGACAAGGCTCGCGAGGCCGGTGACGGCTTCGACGGCTCGTGGGTGGCGCACCCCGGCATGGTCGAGCTGTGCAAGGAGGAGTTCGACAAGGTGCTCGGCGACAAGCCGAACCAGCTCGACCGCCTCCGCGAGGACGTCTCGGTGACGGCCGACCAGCTCCTCGACGTCGCCGCCACCGAGGGTCGTGCCACCAAGGAGGGTCTGCGCGGTGCCGTGGACGTCGGGGTGCGCTACATCGCCTCGTGGTTGGGCGGCAACGGCGCGGCGGCGATCCACAACCTCATGGAGGACGCGGCCACCGCCGAGATCTCGCGGTCGCAGGTGTGGCAGTGGGTGCGCAACGAGGTGGAGCTCGACACCGGCGAGAAGGTCACCGCCGATCTCGTGCGCACGGTGCTCGAGGAGGTGCGGGGTGAACTCGCCGACGTGATCCCCGCCGACTTGCTGGCCCAGTCGGTGGAGTTGTTCGAGGAAGTGGCGCTCGCGGAGCAGTTCGCGGACTTCCTCACGCTGCCCGCGTACGAGCGGATCCGGTGA
- a CDS encoding LamB/YcsF family protein: MDVVIDLNSDLGEGFGAWPLGDDEALLDVVTSANVACGFHAGDPSVLRRVTERAAERGVAIGAQVGYRDLAGFGRRFIDMDPHDLANDVIYQIGALDGFARIAGSAVRYVKPHGALYNAVVSHAEQAAAVVDAVRRYDPTLPILGLPGSELVRRAEEAGLTVVLESFADRAYTPEGTLVSRREPHAVVRDPDEVVERSVRMALEGAVRAVDGSVLTLRPQSLCVHGDTPGAVDLARRVRKALTDAGVSVRSFVETD, translated from the coding sequence GTGGACGTGGTGATCGACCTCAACAGTGATCTGGGCGAGGGCTTCGGAGCGTGGCCGCTCGGGGACGACGAGGCGTTGCTGGACGTGGTCACCAGCGCCAACGTCGCGTGTGGTTTCCACGCGGGCGACCCGAGCGTGCTGCGCCGTGTCACCGAACGGGCCGCCGAACGCGGCGTGGCGATCGGTGCTCAGGTCGGTTACCGCGATCTGGCCGGGTTCGGTCGCCGCTTCATCGACATGGACCCCCACGATCTGGCCAACGACGTCATCTACCAGATCGGGGCGCTCGACGGGTTCGCCCGGATCGCCGGCTCGGCCGTGCGCTACGTCAAGCCTCACGGCGCGCTCTACAACGCCGTGGTGTCGCACGCGGAACAGGCGGCCGCCGTGGTGGACGCGGTCCGGCGTTACGACCCCACTCTTCCGATCCTGGGGCTGCCGGGCTCGGAGCTCGTCCGCCGGGCCGAGGAGGCGGGGCTGACCGTCGTGCTGGAGTCCTTCGCCGACCGCGCCTACACCCCGGAGGGCACGCTGGTGTCGCGTCGCGAGCCGCATGCTGTGGTTCGGGATCCCGACGAGGTGGTGGAGCGCAGCGTGCGCATGGCGTTGGAGGGAGCCGTGCGGGCGGTGGACGGCAGTGTGTTGACGCTGCGTCCCCAGTCGTTGTGCGTTCACGGCGACACCCCCGGTGCCGTCGACCTCGCGCGCCGGGTTCGCAAGGCGCTCACCGACGCCGGGGTGTCGGTGAGGTCCTTCGTCGAGACCGACTGA
- a CDS encoding (2Fe-2S)-binding protein: MELPATALADPAWVTEDLDRARRLHGRAAPAVLGTIRWYSASSVLVAPALEPWVHTGVARDPALDAVTFDVTADGRFLDAHSTRALGADPAALGAALVRALDSAVTAFARASGASPRALWAVGVDSIANRLLWAASTTGDANTAPRLARELSDHMESAARELPGCVWNGSPRPRFATMGDRLVLRRSSCCLIYEAPATRDSKCASCPRQTPAEREHRLRLLLGP, from the coding sequence GTGGAACTGCCCGCGACGGCGCTCGCGGACCCCGCGTGGGTGACGGAGGACCTCGACCGGGCGCGACGACTGCACGGCCGAGCCGCGCCCGCGGTGCTGGGTACCATTCGGTGGTACTCGGCGTCGTCGGTGCTCGTCGCACCCGCCCTCGAACCCTGGGTGCACACGGGAGTGGCGCGCGACCCCGCCCTGGACGCCGTGACGTTCGACGTCACCGCCGACGGGCGGTTCCTCGACGCGCACTCGACCCGCGCCCTCGGGGCGGATCCGGCCGCTCTCGGCGCGGCACTCGTCCGGGCCCTCGACTCCGCTGTCACCGCGTTCGCGCGGGCCAGCGGCGCCTCCCCACGCGCGTTGTGGGCCGTGGGAGTGGACTCGATCGCCAACCGCCTGCTGTGGGCGGCGTCCACCACCGGCGACGCGAACACGGCGCCTCGGCTGGCCCGCGAACTCTCCGACCATATGGAAAGCGCGGCCCGCGAGCTACCGGGGTGCGTGTGGAACGGGTCCCCGCGCCCCCGGTTCGCCACGATGGGTGATCGGCTGGTGCTGCGGCGTTCGTCGTGCTGCCTGATCTACGAAGCCCCCGCCACGCGGGACTCGAAATGCGCGAGCTGCCCCCGCCAGACCCCGGCCGAGCGGGAGCACCGGTTGCGACTGCTCCTCGGCCCCTAG
- a CDS encoding ammonium transporter, with product MEGNTAWLLTSAALVFLMTPGLAFFYGGMVRAKSVLNMLMMCFGALGLVGVLWMVYGYSTAYGTDIAGLVGNPFDHLGLAGLMTPEGDPTESTVDVAFQAMFAIITTALIAGAVADRMRFGAWLLYAGAWVTLVYFPVAHWVWGDGGWIGELGALDFAGGTAVHINAGAAALGLVLVLGKRVGWPSEPMKPHNLPFVMLGAGLLWFGWFGFNAGSAYAADGVAGIAFVNTVTATCVAMLGWLLVERLRDGKATSLGAASGVVAGLVAITPACAYVDTWGALVIGVVAGALCSLAVGLKYRLGFDDSLDVVGVHLVGGLVGTVLLGFVATSSVVGEDGSDGLFYGGGAGLLGVQVLSAVAVMAYSALISVLLGLFVKAVTGGRVSAETEVAGIDEAEHAESAYDFAGARGGRAASGETGTPPMEAPKPVPAGKFEESAS from the coding sequence GTGGAAGGGAATACGGCCTGGTTGCTCACCAGCGCCGCACTGGTGTTTCTGATGACGCCGGGACTGGCGTTCTTCTACGGAGGCATGGTGCGCGCGAAGAGCGTGCTCAACATGCTGATGATGTGCTTCGGGGCGCTGGGGCTCGTCGGGGTGTTGTGGATGGTCTACGGCTACTCCACCGCGTACGGCACCGACATCGCGGGGCTGGTCGGCAACCCGTTCGACCACCTCGGGCTGGCCGGGTTGATGACGCCCGAGGGAGATCCGACGGAGAGCACGGTCGACGTCGCGTTCCAGGCGATGTTCGCCATCATCACCACCGCGCTGATCGCGGGCGCGGTGGCCGACCGCATGCGGTTCGGCGCCTGGCTGCTGTACGCGGGGGCGTGGGTGACGCTCGTGTACTTCCCCGTGGCGCACTGGGTGTGGGGCGACGGCGGGTGGATCGGCGAACTCGGCGCGCTGGACTTCGCCGGTGGCACTGCCGTGCACATCAACGCCGGAGCCGCCGCGCTCGGACTGGTGCTCGTGCTGGGCAAGCGGGTCGGCTGGCCGTCGGAGCCGATGAAGCCGCACAACCTCCCGTTCGTGATGCTCGGCGCGGGGCTGCTGTGGTTCGGCTGGTTCGGGTTCAACGCCGGGTCGGCGTACGCCGCGGACGGGGTCGCCGGGATCGCCTTCGTGAACACGGTGACCGCCACGTGTGTCGCCATGCTGGGGTGGCTGCTCGTCGAGCGGCTGCGGGACGGCAAGGCCACGAGCCTCGGGGCGGCGTCGGGCGTGGTGGCCGGCCTGGTCGCGATCACTCCCGCGTGCGCCTACGTGGACACCTGGGGCGCGTTGGTGATCGGTGTGGTCGCGGGAGCGCTGTGCTCGCTGGCGGTCGGCCTCAAGTACCGGTTGGGCTTCGACGACTCGCTCGACGTCGTGGGTGTGCACCTCGTCGGCGGTCTGGTCGGCACCGTGCTGCTCGGCTTCGTGGCGACGTCCTCCGTGGTCGGTGAGGACGGCTCCGACGGGTTGTTCTACGGCGGCGGTGCGGGGCTGCTGGGTGTCCAGGTGCTCAGCGCCGTGGCGGTGATGGCCTACTCCGCGCTGATCTCGGTGCTGCTGGGGCTGTTCGTCAAGGCCGTCACGGGCGGCCGGGTCAGTGCCGAGACGGAGGTCGCGGGCATCGACGAGGCGGAGCACGCCGAGTCGGCGTACGACTTCGCCGGCGCCCGAGGCGGGAGGGCCGCGTCGGGCGAGACGGGCACGCCGCCGATGGAGGCTCCGAAACCAGTGCCCGCCGGGAAGTTCGAGGAGAGCGCGTCATGA